A section of the Candidatus Hydrogenedens sp. genome encodes:
- a CDS encoding DUF1559 domain-containing protein — protein sequence MTCYQVFHNRKKGFTLIELLVVIAIIAILAAILLPALSRAREASRRSSCANNLKQIGLSLIMYANESKGNVYPPVKAIKTPWTTNASPCSVINTEESFFEPKWMYPEYLSDLKVLICPSDIDRDVALGPGGWLNEETEEPDLCKINDISYSYLGWVIIPSLYLVPNGNEQAPDPRTEIEGAFVTVFREMLDEAIGAPLNSVAKIYDRDLSFYPFYPGDTQKRVVYRMRDGVERFLNSNTSTSEIPMMWDNLFKKGEGEGYNTPMLNHQPGGGNVLYLDGHVEFIRYPYQFPYTRVWATVCNQINGFH from the coding sequence ATGACATGCTATCAGGTATTTCATAATAGGAAAAAAGGTTTTACCTTAATTGAATTGCTGGTCGTTATTGCCATCATCGCAATTCTTGCGGCTATTCTTTTACCTGCCTTATCCCGTGCCCGTGAAGCAAGCCGCCGCTCTTCCTGTGCAAACAATCTGAAACAGATTGGTTTATCTTTAATTATGTATGCCAATGAAAGTAAAGGGAATGTCTATCCTCCTGTAAAGGCAATAAAAACCCCCTGGACAACGAATGCAAGCCCTTGTAGTGTAATAAATACGGAAGAGTCATTTTTTGAACCGAAGTGGATGTATCCTGAATACCTATCCGACTTGAAGGTATTAATTTGTCCTTCGGATATTGACCGCGATGTAGCCTTGGGACCGGGAGGTTGGCTGAATGAGGAAACCGAAGAACCCGACTTATGTAAAATTAACGATATTTCATACAGTTATTTGGGCTGGGTAATTATCCCATCGCTTTATTTAGTTCCCAATGGAAATGAACAAGCACCTGACCCACGCACAGAAATCGAAGGGGCTTTTGTTACCGTATTTCGAGAGATGCTTGATGAAGCAATAGGTGCTCCCCTTAATTCTGTTGCAAAGATATACGACCGCGATTTATCGTTTTATCCTTTTTACCCTGGGGACACTCAAAAACGAGTAGTATATCGTATGAGGGACGGTGTTGAAAGATTTTTGAATTCCAACACTTCTACATCGGAAATCCCAATGATGTGGGATAACCTATTCAAAAAAGGTGAGGGTGAAGGTTATAATACTCCTATGCTAAATCATCAACCGGGAGGAGGGAATGTTTTATATCTGGATGGGCATGTCGAATTTATTCGTTATCCTTACCAATTCCCTTATACTCGTGTATGGGCAACCGTATGCAATCAGATAAATGGCTTCCATTAG
- a CDS encoding SurA N-terminal domain-containing protein, producing the protein MIQDLMRKHRRAILLFVVIVIAVPFVLFFGMPGKYRSATPEFKDNPIATVSNLPVLESEFRRNLNMLIQQRSTPDKPASIEELEKNGETDKILQQMIDSNLITLEEQKRNFKVDRSLLIEQMQKWSQFRTEDGKLDREAWNAWVEANQGKINWNEIYADLQKSISRQVFMNTLLAPARFDPTSIDKKVMNNFTRIRIKYAKIAPPIEIKEDALAKYFEENKETYRDPDTIVAETVKISLVPPVPDRAIEAYNKAKQGEDFAELAKTYSDQKSQPGGDLGWQSPRENDPPHRQVLFSLKVGEINEPVYTFGAYYIFKVEEERTNAETGVREVHARQIMIRASLSDEEKKQREEQAKEIAQKANEEKTLEKVAQEKGLKIVKIGPFTKESKAVEGLNQFDIYQFRSAFMEPEKDSEYQVITARDNVFVAKVLERTKGEIPPLDKVRERVEKDYTNMVKLQDDYKKRVEEISNKIKAEAKSIDDLPKLFPDLNIEIKETANPFTAKDYLFQEGLMISPESIFNELEGKDIGALVGPIKDFSNEHYFVQLLERTLPTDADKPKMEEDKKQMREMEIRMAQNEILEDYRLYLREKAMKSGVPIKINQQLIASILGKDKEAEKKENQKGKAPSNPVNDLQKLNTLIGD; encoded by the coding sequence ATGATTCAAGATTTAATGAGGAAACATCGTCGTGCTATTTTGTTATTTGTTGTTATAGTGATTGCGGTGCCGTTCGTTCTGTTCTTTGGTATGCCGGGGAAATATAGGTCTGCAACGCCTGAATTTAAAGATAATCCGATAGCAACTGTTTCTAATCTACCTGTGTTGGAGAGTGAATTCCGCCGCAATTTGAATATGCTTATTCAGCAAAGGTCAACACCAGATAAACCTGCATCTATTGAGGAATTAGAGAAAAACGGTGAAACGGATAAGATTTTACAACAAATGATAGATTCCAATTTGATTACTTTAGAAGAGCAGAAACGGAACTTCAAAGTAGACCGCAGCCTGCTTATTGAGCAGATGCAAAAATGGTCTCAATTCCGCACGGAAGATGGTAAATTGGACCGTGAAGCATGGAATGCATGGGTCGAAGCCAATCAAGGAAAGATTAATTGGAATGAGATTTATGCAGACCTTCAAAAGTCTATATCGCGTCAGGTTTTTATGAATACATTGTTGGCACCTGCACGATTTGACCCTACGAGCATAGATAAAAAAGTGATGAACAATTTCACTCGTATCCGCATTAAATATGCAAAGATTGCTCCGCCGATAGAAATAAAAGAGGATGCACTGGCAAAATATTTTGAGGAGAATAAAGAAACCTATCGCGACCCGGATACCATAGTTGCGGAAACGGTAAAGATTTCTTTGGTCCCTCCGGTTCCTGATAGAGCCATCGAGGCATATAATAAAGCCAAACAAGGTGAAGATTTTGCGGAACTGGCAAAAACCTATTCGGACCAGAAAAGTCAACCGGGTGGTGATTTGGGATGGCAATCTCCACGGGAAAATGACCCTCCCCATCGTCAGGTTTTATTCTCATTGAAGGTAGGTGAGATAAATGAACCTGTATATACCTTTGGTGCTTATTATATATTTAAGGTAGAAGAGGAACGGACAAATGCAGAAACGGGTGTCCGCGAAGTTCATGCACGCCAGATTATGATTCGTGCTTCATTGAGTGATGAAGAAAAGAAACAAAGGGAAGAACAGGCAAAAGAAATTGCCCAAAAAGCCAATGAAGAAAAGACCCTTGAAAAGGTGGCTCAAGAAAAAGGATTGAAAATTGTGAAGATAGGTCCTTTTACTAAAGAATCCAAAGCCGTCGAGGGATTAAATCAGTTTGATATATACCAATTCCGAAGTGCCTTTATGGAACCGGAGAAGGATTCGGAATATCAGGTAATTACAGCAAGAGACAATGTATTTGTCGCAAAAGTTTTAGAGAGAACCAAAGGAGAAATACCGCCGCTTGATAAGGTGCGTGAGCGTGTAGAGAAAGACTATACGAATATGGTAAAACTTCAAGATGATTACAAAAAGAGGGTAGAAGAAATTTCCAACAAGATAAAAGCAGAAGCAAAATCTATTGATGACTTACCCAAGTTGTTCCCCGATTTGAATATAGAAATTAAAGAAACCGCAAATCCTTTTACAGCGAAAGATTATCTTTTCCAGGAAGGATTGATGATTTCACCGGAAAGTATTTTCAATGAACTGGAAGGGAAGGATATCGGGGCCCTTGTAGGACCTATTAAAGATTTTAGTAACGAACATTATTTTGTGCAATTATTAGAAAGAACTTTACCTACGGATGCGGATAAGCCTAAAATGGAAGAAGATAAGAAGCAGATGCGGGAAATGGAAATTCGTATGGCTCAGAATGAGATATTGGAAGATTATCGCCTCTATCTGCGGGAGAAAGCAATGAAAAGTGGCGTGCCGATAAAAATAAATCAGCAATTGATTGCTTCTATTTTAGGCAAAGATAAAGAGGCTGAAAAGAAAGAAAACCAAAAGGGGAAAGCACCATCTAATCCCGTCAATGATTTGCAGAAATTAAACACCCTTATCGGGGATTAA
- a CDS encoding sulfatase-like hydrolase/transferase: protein MNNLSRREFVQKISAFGLGSFILSQMAYSEDNKKKKQDRPNFIVVLANDIGAKELSCYGNKEIHTPNLDRMAQEGVKFETCYATPICHPTRVMLLTGQYGCHNGVYNFANRRGGPKPKSDIEDIAKSHRTFINLLKEAGYATAMSGKWQLSGELPKLIFECGFDEYCTWAYKEYIPPGVAYTSGFEGDGKYARYWHPSIVRNGEYIPTKPDDYGPDIHNQFVIDFLNRHKEQPFVIYYPTCLTHAPHLPTPDSKKDGDDLTKSDKKIFKDNVEYLDKLMGKLLEEIEKAGMKEKTIVIFTGDNGTGGSGKGQPTELGARVPMIIWGPGYVKQRGSVMELTDLSDILPTLCDWAGVPVPKDRPMDGVSLMPFLIGKCETTREWIFSFIADRRILRTKRWLLEDNSPLHYGRLYDCGDSRDGTGYKEVTNSDDPEVIKAKEYFNQLLEKLPAPKLDHEGPPTERNKERSKERKNKQERKENKAKRRTQKKISTT from the coding sequence ATGAATAATCTGTCGCGTCGTGAGTTTGTGCAGAAAATATCCGCATTCGGTCTTGGCTCCTTTATACTTTCTCAAATGGCATATTCGGAGGATAATAAAAAAAAGAAACAGGACCGTCCTAACTTTATTGTCGTGTTAGCCAATGACATCGGAGCCAAGGAATTGTCCTGCTATGGGAATAAAGAAATCCACACGCCCAATTTAGACCGTATGGCTCAGGAAGGCGTTAAATTCGAAACCTGCTACGCAACACCGATTTGTCATCCGACGCGGGTCATGCTATTGACAGGACAATACGGTTGTCATAACGGTGTTTATAATTTTGCGAATAGGCGAGGTGGTCCAAAGCCTAAAAGTGATATAGAAGATATTGCTAAAAGTCATCGAACCTTTATCAACCTGCTGAAAGAGGCAGGCTATGCCACAGCCATGTCCGGCAAATGGCAACTGTCGGGTGAACTACCCAAACTTATCTTTGAATGTGGATTTGATGAATATTGCACCTGGGCGTATAAAGAATATATTCCGCCGGGTGTTGCATATACAAGTGGATTTGAAGGCGATGGCAAATATGCCCGATATTGGCATCCGTCCATCGTCCGCAATGGTGAATATATCCCAACAAAACCCGATGATTATGGACCCGATATACATAATCAGTTCGTTATCGATTTTCTGAACCGCCACAAAGAGCAACCCTTCGTGATTTATTATCCGACTTGCCTGACGCATGCTCCTCATTTGCCAACGCCGGATTCGAAGAAAGACGGCGATGATTTAACAAAAAGTGATAAAAAAATTTTTAAGGATAATGTGGAGTATTTAGATAAATTGATGGGAAAATTGTTGGAGGAAATTGAAAAGGCGGGAATGAAAGAGAAAACCATTGTTATCTTCACAGGGGATAACGGTACCGGTGGTTCCGGTAAGGGTCAACCCACAGAATTAGGTGCACGCGTGCCTATGATAATCTGGGGACCGGGGTATGTTAAACAACGGGGTAGTGTAATGGAATTAACAGACCTGTCAGATATTCTGCCGACACTATGCGATTGGGCAGGTGTCCCTGTACCCAAAGATAGACCTATGGATGGTGTATCCTTAATGCCTTTTTTAATAGGTAAATGTGAAACAACCCGTGAATGGATATTCAGTTTCATTGCGGACAGACGCATTTTGAGGACAAAACGCTGGCTATTGGAAGATAATTCGCCTCTACACTATGGAAGACTGTATGACTGCGGAGATAGTCGTGATGGAACGGGTTATAAAGAAGTAACTAATTCCGATGACCCAGAAGTCATCAAAGCCAAAGAATATTTCAACCAACTTTTGGAAAAACTTCCCGCTCCTAAATTAGACCACGAAGGTCCACCTACAGAGAGGAATAAAGAACGGAGTAAAGAACGAAAGAACAAGCAGGAACGAAAAGAAAACAAAGCCAAGAGAAGAACCCAGAAAAAGATTTCCACTACATAA
- the queF gene encoding preQ(1) synthase codes for MEKKKDKAGKVKVIRNFKPQGKTLPFKSPKAIESNCLECFEYEYATNESGRNMEIVTTTDEFTSVCPFSGLPDFAKVTIRYVPNRYCLELRSLKYYLLSYRDVGIWYEHLVNKMLEDLVFACRPRKMAIVIECNPRGGIASTVSASYDADTMGTPEEWKG; via the coding sequence ATGGAAAAGAAGAAGGATAAGGCAGGAAAGGTAAAAGTAATTCGTAATTTTAAGCCGCAAGGGAAAACGCTTCCCTTCAAAAGCCCGAAAGCCATAGAAAGTAATTGTTTAGAATGTTTTGAATATGAATATGCGACAAACGAATCGGGTAGGAATATGGAAATTGTTACAACAACGGATGAGTTTACATCAGTATGTCCGTTTTCGGGTTTACCGGACTTTGCCAAGGTAACTATTCGTTATGTCCCGAACAGATACTGCCTGGAACTGCGTTCTTTAAAATATTACCTTTTATCATATCGTGATGTGGGTATCTGGTATGAGCATTTAGTTAATAAAATGTTAGAAGACCTTGTTTTTGCTTGTAGACCCAGAAAAATGGCTATAGTAATAGAATGTAATCCACGGGGCGGTATTGCCAGCACTGTCTCTGCAAGTTATGATGCTGACACAATGGGCACTCCGGAAGAATGGAAAGGATAA
- a CDS encoding alpha/beta hydrolase family protein: MIKRKRNKLLSGFHNLFLLYTLFLFSSISTILTIPSYAEDKPLRQLKIPELSLGQEGISSWQEKVRHELSQRLSLPNTKPPSFNEKHIKKEENLKWNLEEIEIQSTLQRRIYISLATLSPKEEKKYPAIVCIHGHGGNRYTAFENEPSPYHEFGKTLVQNGFVVITTDVGQHEVYEKDRTLMGERLWDLMRCVDYLETLPFVDKNRIGCAGLSLGGEMAMWLGAMDTRIKATVVCGFLTYMDQMEKNHCMCWKFEGLRELVDFPDIYGLIVPRALQCQNGEKEPSDQFPPSLAKKAWAEIIPAYRAFNAEEKAEWIIHSGGHEIAIEPMLKFLKRNLS; encoded by the coding sequence ATGATAAAAAGAAAACGAAACAAATTGCTTTCAGGTTTCCATAACCTTTTTTTGCTGTATACCCTATTTTTGTTTTCCTCTATTTCAACGATTTTAACAATCCCTTCCTATGCAGAGGATAAACCTTTGCGTCAGTTGAAAATTCCAGAATTATCCCTTGGACAGGAAGGTATTAGTTCCTGGCAGGAAAAAGTTCGGCATGAACTATCACAACGGCTATCTCTTCCAAATACAAAGCCTCCCTCTTTTAATGAAAAACACATAAAAAAAGAGGAAAACCTTAAATGGAATTTAGAAGAAATAGAAATACAGAGCACTTTACAAAGACGGATTTACATTTCTCTTGCTACCCTTTCTCCCAAAGAAGAGAAAAAATATCCTGCGATTGTATGCATTCACGGACACGGAGGAAATCGGTATACCGCTTTTGAAAATGAGCCTTCACCCTATCATGAGTTCGGCAAAACATTGGTGCAGAACGGGTTTGTGGTAATAACGACAGATGTAGGTCAACATGAGGTCTATGAAAAAGACCGAACCTTAATGGGCGAACGATTATGGGACCTGATGCGTTGTGTGGATTATCTGGAAACACTTCCCTTTGTAGATAAAAACCGTATAGGATGTGCAGGATTATCGTTAGGTGGAGAAATGGCAATGTGGTTGGGAGCCATGGATACTCGAATTAAAGCAACCGTCGTTTGCGGTTTTCTTACCTATATGGACCAGATGGAAAAAAATCATTGTATGTGCTGGAAATTTGAGGGTTTGCGGGAGTTAGTTGATTTTCCTGACATCTATGGGCTGATAGTTCCCCGTGCTCTACAATGCCAAAACGGCGAAAAAGAACCGTCAGACCAGTTTCCACCTTCTTTAGCCAAAAAGGCATGGGCAGAAATAATACCGGCATACAGAGCCTTTAATGCGGAAGAAAAAGCAGAATGGATTATCCATAGCGGTGGACATGAAATTGCCATAGAGCCAATGTTAAAGTTCTTAAAGAGAAACTTATCCTAA